GGTCGATGTGGTCGTCGTCGCGCGCAGCAGAGTGCCATACGCGAGCGATGTCACCCTGCCGCAACCGACGCAGGAAACACAGGGAGAAGACCAGCCCTGAGCGCGAATAGCAGGCGATCTCGATTCGTGGTGAGAGCGGTTTTCTAGTAAGGTAGCGCTTAGGTTAACCGCCTTGTGCCGCGATTTTTCGTGGGTCCGCGAGGCGTTTCAGAATCCTTTCATGTTCCTCTGCCGGGCTGTGAATGCTCGCATCAAAATCAGGAGATAGCGCTGTTAGCTAACGCTGTGCACCTGCTTGTTCAGACTGCCACTGACGTCCCGCCCTTCGTAGGGCCCTCTATCGACGAGTTTTTTCCGCCGGTCTTTCTGTTTCAGGGAACAGCATTTGAGATCAACAGGATCATCCTGGTTCGTTTCATTGCGCTGGTCGCGCTCGTCTTGGTCTTCTGGTTGGGCACCCGTCGTCTCAAACTCGTGCCGGGCCGAGGGCAGAACCTGATCGAAATGGCCCTCGACTTCGTTCGGGTCAGCATTGCGGAGGATCTGCTTGGCAAGAAAGACGGCCGCCGTTTTCTGCCATTGATCACCGCCGTCTTCTTCATGGTCTTCGCGATGAACGTCACGGGCGTCATCCCGGGGTTGAACGTCGCAGGAACTTCCGTCATCGGTGTGCCGGCATTGCTTGCCCTCATCGCCTACGTGGCGTTCATCTACGCCGGCGTCAAGAAGAGTCCGGGCAATTTCTTCCGCAACTCACTGTTCCCTGCCGGTGTGCCCAAGCCGTTGTATCTCTTGATCACACCGATCGAATTCATTTCCACGTTCCTGGTACGACCATTCACGCTCACCCTTCGACTCATGATGAACATGATCGTCGGCCACCTCCTGCTCGTGCTGTTCTTCACGGGCACCACCTGGTTCCTGCTGGAATCGCCGGGGATTTTCAAGCTGTTCGCAATCGGCACTTTCGCCTTCGGATTCGCCTTCACCGTGTTCGAACTGTTGATCATCTTGCTG
The Rathayibacter sp. SW19 DNA segment above includes these coding regions:
- the atpB gene encoding F0F1 ATP synthase subunit A, producing MHLLVQTATDVPPFVGPSIDEFFPPVFLFQGTAFEINRIILVRFIALVALVLVFWLGTRRLKLVPGRGQNLIEMALDFVRVSIAEDLLGKKDGRRFLPLITAVFFMVFAMNVTGVIPGLNVAGTSVIGVPALLALIAYVAFIYAGVKKSPGNFFRNSLFPAGVPKPLYLLITPIEFISTFLVRPFTLTLRLMMNMIVGHLLLVLFFTGTTWFLLESPGIFKLFAIGTFAFGFAFTVFELLIILLQAYIFALLTTVYIQLALAEEH